The proteins below come from a single bacterium genomic window:
- a CDS encoding response regulator — protein MYKYTLLLIDDEQSILRALQRLFRDESFLVLSAENAGRGLEILEEMSVDLIICDHRMPGMSGLDFFKAVAEKYPETIKILLTGFADLNMALEAINSCNLYRFILKPWNNDELRLTVRRALEHLDLLRSNADMTARLQRVELTLQKIEEQYPGVTHMPADGIYRVGT, from the coding sequence ATGTACAAGTACACGCTGTTGCTGATCGATGACGAACAGTCCATCCTGCGGGCGCTGCAGCGCCTCTTCCGGGACGAGTCGTTCCTCGTTCTGAGTGCCGAAAACGCCGGTCGCGGACTGGAGATACTGGAGGAAATGTCGGTCGATCTGATTATCTGCGACCACCGCATGCCCGGCATGAGCGGACTCGATTTTTTCAAGGCAGTGGCTGAAAAGTACCCCGAGACGATCAAGATCCTGCTCACCGGGTTTGCCGACCTGAACATGGCCCTGGAGGCCATAAACTCCTGCAACCTGTACCGGTTCATCCTGAAACCGTGGAACAACGACGAGCTGCGGCTGACTGTCCGCCGGGCGCTCGAACACCTGGACCTGCTGCGCAGCAACGCCGATATGACCGCCAGGCTGCAGCGGGTCGAGCTGACCCTGCAGAAGATCGAGGAACAGTATCCCGGGGTCACTCACATGCCGGCGGATGGCATCTACCGGGTCGGGACCTGA